The genomic region AAGGAGGTTAAGTTGCCGAGGCCCAGGGTCTCGCTGAGTGGTAAGTTGAGGCAATTATTGAGGCTTAGGTTGTTAATGGAAAGGAGGGAGCCGCGTTGGATGAGGATGGATGAGTGGAGGTACCTGAGGGTTGCTCATGGTGAGCATTGGCGTAGGCCCAGGGGTAATGATAATAAGATTAGGCTTGAGATTAAGGGTTACCCGAAGAGGGTTAAGGTTGGTTATGGAAAGCCGAGGCTTACCAGGAACTTACACCCAAGTGGTTTTAAGTTGGTTATTGTTCATAGGCCTGAGGATGTGGATAAGGTCGACCCGGCCAGGGAGGCCATTGTGATTGGCAGGACCGTAGGCCTTAGGAAGAGGGTTGAGATAGTTAGGAGGGCTATTGAGAGGGGCGTGAGGGTCATTAACGTCACTAAGGACGTAATTGAGGAATTAAGGAGGGCCCAGTGATTACGCCTTCAACTTCTCATTGAACCAATCAACAATAGCCTTCAACCTAACCATTCTGTGGCTGGGCTTACCGAACCTCGATAGGTCATGATTCTCGCCTGGAAACACAACCATCTTAACCTCCTTACCCAGGTACTTGAGTGCCGTGTATAGTTGTATGGCCTGCTCAAACCAACAGCGGTAGTCCTCGAGTGAGTGTATTATCAGTAATGGAGTCTTAACATTCTTCACGTACATAATCGGCGACTTAACCATATAACTCTCTAGGTATGTCCAGAAGTCTCTGTCCTCACCACCACCGATTTGGTCATTGGCGAAGTAGGGCCCAATATCACTTGCACCG from Vulcanisaeta distributa DSM 14429 harbors:
- a CDS encoding 50S ribosomal protein L32e — protein: MSTEESKPTEQEAQQQPSGEQVQAETQAQSAQQSQQTTEQAVAKPEAKPEVKEVKLPRPRVSLSGKLRQLLRLRLLMERREPRWMRMDEWRYLRVAHGEHWRRPRGNDNKIRLEIKGYPKRVKVGYGKPRLTRNLHPSGFKLVIVHRPEDVDKVDPAREAIVIGRTVGLRKRVEIVRRAIERGVRVINVTKDVIEELRRAQ